In Euphorbia lathyris chromosome 2, ddEupLath1.1, whole genome shotgun sequence, the sequence TTATTGGCTACGGTTATTTAAAAAACCGTGGCTACAGGtcattagagtcggttatttAAAAAACCGACTCAAATAAATATGTTATTAGGGTCGGCTTTTAAAAAAAACCGACTTTAAATGTGATTTTAAAAAATGGTCAGCGGTTGACCGATCATTGGCTTCGGTTTGGCCGGTCATTGGCTTCGGTTCTTATTGAACTGAGGCCAATGACCCAATAATCAGCCTCGGTTTACGTTAAACCGAAGCTAATTAATCAGTAATTGGTGTCGGTTCCGCTTGAACCAACGCAAATTACTGAGTTAATTGCCGCCAATTACTTGATTAATTGGGTCGGTTCAACTGAAAACCGACGCCAATTCCTCATTAGAGTCGGTTAATAACCGACTCTAAAATCCCTGTTAAGCACGAAATATCGTGCTCCTCCTTTCTTCTACTCTCCTTTGCGCAACCTAGCAGCTTTCTCGTCCTTCCTCTCCTTAGCTCGGTTTGAAGTTTCATCCACTAGTTTCGTTCGTGTTTCATTGCggcaaaagcaaaagaaaagaggTTAGCGTGGGTTTGATTTATGGATTTTGTATTCTATCTTCTAAGTTGCtttatgattttgtttttttatgtcGTTTCTTATGGGTTTAATTGAGTTTACTGGTGTTCGAACTTCTGGATTCCGTTCCGGGTTAGTGTTGATTCTTCTGGATTTTGCTGGTTTTGATTTTCTGGGTTCTGTCCATGTTCATGTTCGTTCTTTAATTTCTTGTTTCAATTTGTGTCTGAGCTTCTTGACTACTCTTCAATCTTCTTTCTAAACTAGGCGAATTTACAATCCTCATTATGTCGATGCCATTCAATATAGCATTGATTTTCTAGGGATTGCTGATAACGATAATCCAACACTGACTCTAATAACCCCCAAATTATCAGCCACGTGGATGATATTTAACTTTTGGATTAAATCCACAGCTTTGATAATTAAGTATgattaattttgataatatatttttaacacTTCCCTCTACTCCATTTATATACACAGTCACATTATATTTAACTTTTGGATGTTGAATCTGTTTTTGATGCGGTAAGATAGAGATAGATACAATTTTGTATAAATAAGTAGAAAGAAGATGGAAGTCTATCTTATCTTGATTCCGTGAACACCGGATCTGGAACAAGGGATCTTACAAAATGAATGAGATCCATAAGCACTTAACCCCCTTGTTGTGGCTGCTACTTTTAGTTGCATTTCTGCTATGCCACTGGGCATCAATTCTTCCCATTGAAAACAGTTCTTTACTATCTTCATACCCCAATGCTGATGAATTCACAAGAGGCCCTATGAAGCATGGATTTGGGGTTCTTTGAGCATTTGCTGGAACATAACTGAAACTACTTTGTCCAAAATTCACTAAAACAACTATCTCATTATTAGCTGCAATTGTTCTTCTTATCACATATTTTATACATATATTCTAACATTGTCTTTTTCCTGAGCAAGTCAATGACTTACCAAGTTCAACtcaattatattaattattagtTGGGGGTTTGGTATATCCGGTTTTGTTGCATAATGATATGTTTTCCACTTCATGTTTTgctaattttttagtttttccaCAAATGTGTGAATCAATACAAGCTTCCTACTGACAACAAGTTATAGTTGAAGGAGACTTTGAATCCATAATTTTTTCACTCCTATACAAGATCTCCCCAATTTGCTTGATTTCAGGAGGAAGTGATGAGAGATGAACATAAATTGAGTAAAGACCCTCAAGAATCCAGGGCTCTCTTGAGAGAAAATCATACCTTTTTGGCCTTATATTTTCTCATTCAATTGTATCTAAAAGGCTAGTTTGAGTGCAATTATGTTAAACATCCATAATCAGAGTTCACGTTTAAGGTCGTTGTATTGTAGTTAAAGAATCTGAAAACAACTTAACTTGCAACTTGTGATGCATTGATTGCTTTCATAACCCATGTGGAGATGGTTGTTACTACTTCCATTACGCCTCCAATGACTTTTCCCATTCTAATTTCTAAGTTTGATACCAATTTTCTTGCTTCTGACATAATGTGGTTGTGGTCAGACTTTCATATATTTATAAGTACTGCAATGAACCCATTAATTCTTACAGCTCACATGTTCAATTCAATTATTTTACTATTACATCTTCTGTAATGTAAACATATGAAATGGGAATTCCTCTGTTTTGCAATGAATAACTTGTACTACTTCTCCATCTATTGTGAAAAACACTTTCTTTTCCCTTGGATCATATCCACATCCAATTACTTCGTTCTTTCTTGCCCACTCTCCTTTCTCTGATTCAAACACTAGTTTAATCCCTGCAAATAACACAAAATTATAAACAAACAATTATCACCTAGTTCACTGAATCCATCCATTATCTTAATTTTGTTGGTCAACTGCTTCATACCTACTCCTAAAACATTGAAGCATGTCAAGTTTAAAGAATTATTTTGTCTCCATTTCATAATTGATGACTTAGCTATTTAGTGGACCACTTTCTCTTTAGTTTTCATTACCATTTCATCATGTATTAGGTTGGAGATTAATTCACTAATGTCATTGTCGACTTATTTTAATTAGGGCCACTGCACATGATCAATATCTTGCATTCGAGAGAAATTTCAGTATACATGTCTCACATTATCTCGTGCACCTGACTTTCTTGCCCAGCCGTCCTCATCTGCCTTCTGTTGGATCCTCCTAATGCTATGAATCAAATTAAATGATGGGTCCAAGGGGTCAAGAGACCTGAACATCAAAATACTACAGATTTTTTTTGAAGTTTGCCAAAAAAAGCAAATATAAGGGTGTTAGAAatccaaaattgacaagttaaGGGTGGCAAGCcgcaaaaaattacaaatttaagcGTGTGATAGGTCCAAATATAAGTCCAGGTACCAAATGGAAAAACGTCACAAGTTTAGGTATGTAATTATGTAGTAAGCCATGATTTAACAAGAAAGAAAGCTTCATAACTTTTTATCCCTATAGTGAATCCAATGATGTGAGGGCGAGCCTTGttgcaacggtaaaacgttgttgtcgtgtgaccagaggtcacgggttcgagtcttaggagcggcctcttgccaattaaattgacaagggaaggcttgcccccaatacacccttgtggtgggacccctccccggaccctcgctcagcggggacgcgtaatgcgaccgggccgcccttttagtGAATCCAATGATGTCAATAAAGGTGAGATACTTACCAAAGACTATTACCAAACTTCAACTAATTGGCAGCAATTATTCTTCCACAGATAAACGCTTGAATTTCAGATGGGCTATGCACCTGATTTTTTCTTCATCAGCAGGAAAATTATCCATCAAACTCTTATCAAGATCATCCACTTTTTCAGTCGCAATGCAAGTCCTTATTAATCTATGATACATATCTCTTGTTAAAAGTTCTAAGCTCTTCAATGACTTGATGAGTTCCTCCATTCCTTCAACATCTCCTTGTACTTCCAATTAGTCCAAACAAGCGCCGATAACGCTCTCTTAAACATTTTAACTGCCTTGCATATTTGATTTCACTCTATATATCCCCTTGCCAATATATTCCAAGTACTAGCACAAGGTGTTCTTCACTCTGCACCTTTCCCTACAGCTGCTTCAGCCTTTCCCAATAACCCCTTTTTACAATAACTGATAAGAAGGCTATTCAGTACTCGGAAGTTATAATCTGTGTCATCGGGACTCCCACTCTTCAAAGATCCTTTCAGAACCCACAAGTAACATGGCATTAGAGTcttagtaattttataatttgtagagatcaaaatataaataaactaaaaaggacTGAATTCATAATTGTTAAAGTAAAAGCATTACTGATCCTGTATCTAAGAAGGAATTCTTTCCCAAAGCTTTATCCGCAGCTTTCTTATTGTATGATACCCCAAGTTCTTTTGACTTCTTAGTGGGACTTCGCTCTGTGAGCCTTAGCactcctttttcttctttggTAAGAACTGCAGTTAATAAAACAATCTTTCGAACATATTTCTTTTTAGTTCTCCAACTAAGCAAAAGTGGTCAATCCTAACTAGCTCAAGCTAGTGCCcgtaccataagtgctgcagtTTGAGACGCTAGATGCGCCTCATCTGGCACACATTTATACTACAGAAAGTAACTAACTATATTTAGACACAACCTATCTAATGGTTAGCTACAACTTTTTACTTCAAAGTAACAAGTAAATGGCATCCATTGGGATGCTTTTACAAGCACTTCATTACATCTGCTAGTAAACTTAGCATGGCTGGCACAATTACAGACTACAAAATATAATAACAGAGGCCCTGAGATGCATATATTAAATATTGATCCTTTTGTCGTGTACCTCCCACTGAGTTTGCATTGAGATCCACAAAGATTGTAAAATTTGTTCTGAAACATAAAAAGCATGTCACATGTCACAAGGCCCCCATGTCCCTTCTGTTATAACAAGCTTATGTTCATTGCTGCTGCTTGCCCCTAGACAATTAGGGGAGACCtaaacaattttttatttttatttttctatttagaaAAAACTGTGCATTTGCTTTGGAATCTCCATGCCAAAATAGACCAACTGGAGTATGGAGACCACATGTTCTGATGATTAcctttaaaaaataaaggaagaTGCAATAGAATAGAATCTGAAATGACAAGATACTAAAGTAACTCATTTTGAGATTTAACTTTTTTGGCACTGATTGCAATAAAATAAATGTATGTGCTTGAACAATTTTCTAATGGTTGTCTGTTTTTCTGTGTAGCAAGTAGTTATTGGAAAGCTTAGTTATAGATTCAGCTTCCTAGTACTTCATCATGTAATATCTGTAGATGTGAATAGATCTATGTGTTTTCATGCATCAACAGTTATATATAAACCTTTCCATCATCTTAcagatttgaaaaagaaaaaggatagCATTAATTATGAAAATGGTTATGGAGATTTACCTGTGCCAGTGCCATCAGAACATATTCAAATTCTCGGTGAAGCTAGTGGATCTTTCACACAGTGGCCAAAGAATTTGATTCTGCTTTTAGGAGATAAGGTAATAACTAATTCACattgttaattaaattttgatagtttaatcATTTTATATGGTTGTGGATGTTTACTAATATCTATTAATTAATCGGTTATTATAGGCAAGCTATTCTAAGGGGGATACAAGTAAAAAGAAACATGATCAAAGTGGAAATGAGTCGGTAATACAACCAAAAAAGTTAGATCTTAATGAGGTTGCGTTACCAAAGTTGACTAAGAAATGCAAATATATGCGGAGAATGTTGGATGAAAATCCCACACATGATATGTTTGAGATGCTTGATGACCATGTTTTTGGGAGTAAAGAAGAGATTCAGATTTTTATTGGAAGAGAAGATGTGGATCAGCTACTACATGGAGAGTGGCTCAGTACTTCAGTGTTGGAAGTGTTCATTACGTAAGATAACACTTCAACTTATTTTTGTTTCCAATTTTGAGTATTTCCTTAAATATCTATCtctcttattatatattattacatAGTGGTTTGAGAACTATGCACAATCGTCTTCTTGACTCTATTGGATTCATGTGCCCACATTTGATTTCGGCTACCGCGATAAATTCAAAGAAGGAAGTCGAGTGTAGGAAATACATGATAGACGCATTCATAAAATACAAAGGCAAACGTCTCATCCTTTTTCCATACCATGAAAGGTATATCTACAAACCTTCATCAACCTATTATAcctctaattttattatgtttataCAGCATTTTCTTCGCTAAAATAGGGTGTGCTGGGATCATAGAATCGCTTAAttgtttattttaaaattataatgtAAAAACGACATTGTATATGGTCAAAATTAGTTGCATATGCAGATTGAATAAAATCGCAATTGGTTCCACTATCTTGCTTTGCATTTTGTATGATTAATCTGAAAGGCTTCTACTTAAGAAGCAAGGGGTCTTATTATTATTCTTGTCCAGTAACTTTTGACATTTGATAGGAAATTAGAGATTGGACCAATTTTGTGCTATGCTCGTTTTCTAGCAGCCACGTTGGATATTTTTGTGCAGTTGCAGAGTGTTACTTTAGTTTAATAAAGGGCATGTCGTGAATGAATGTGTACCGTATTGTGATTACAAAATTAGTTATTTATGGATAAACCACTTTCATCAATACTCCAACATGAATTAATGCTCCCTTTGCCTTTAATGTAGCGCTCATTGGATTCTTCTTGTGCTATGTACGGAGAATAATGAGGTCTACATTTTTGATCCAAAAAGGACTTCGCTGAAGTTTGTAGGCAGTCCAATAAAGGAACACATGAATAGCGCTTTCTTGGGATATCAACAGATGGAATCTAAAAGGAAGGCTAAAACACCGTTGAAATGGACTGTTGCAAAGGTACGTACCTATTAAAGTTTGTTTAGTTTGTGGTTTGTTGAGTCGAATTATATAATTGTATACAGAGTGTGGATACTTTGTAATGCGATACATGTTGGATATAATTTTGCAACACCGTGATTCTCAAGAGTTACAAAATGTAAGTTTTgttgtatatattttaatttgtatcCTTATTTATGTATATCACTTTTGGATAATGTATTTACATTTTATCTTTTCTACTTAATAAGGTTTTTGGAAGAACTTCACCATATACCGAGGACGAGCTTAATGAGGTTTTGGATATTTGGGCATCACGGTTTATGTCCTTTTTATGTTGCGTCATGAATTAGGTATGTTGTAATGTAATACTGTTCTTAAGCCATTATTATTGCGAAGTTCatgtttatattattattgttttaatgTAATATTTCTTATGGTAGCTACTAGCTTTAGAAGAAAATGATAGAGATGAGACTTCAGATCTCAGGTTTTCTGTTTCTGAAATATTGGGAAACAGgttatattttcttttcctcCAAAGTTCTGCATAAATAAATCATAGAGAGAGTGAGTTCACTGTTTGATAGCATTAGAGTTTTCCTTTTAGTCGGATGGAGCTGGTAGATACATAACAAAAAAAAGCAATTTACAAAAGTGAATGAATATAAACATGTCTAGATACATCACTTTGTCCAATATTAATTGTTGTTATCCCTCTTAATTTGGCTGCCTCTTCACAATTTATCACATGGCTATGTCACCTCCATGGTTGCTGAAATATGATGGTTATGGTGTAATTTTCTTCAAAGGATTCTGTAGTATCGACTCTTTTTTTCGGGTATAGATCGTCTGAGAATTGACTGGGGGCAAGTAGTATTAGAATTTAGGGTCTGCTGAAGATTATTTGCACGTAATTGAAGCATTAAGGTATATGTATTGACTTGTCCGTAGAAGTTATTGTCAcatgaatttatttttgtattaaatAATTGCATCTCTATGTTTAGCTTGAAATGCACGATGCTTTATAGTCTTTGtcgttttcttttgtttatcaATTAGCGTTTGGAATGCTGATTATACTTCAATTTTTGTTTTGGGTCAGGTTATGGAGAAAACTGAAAAGCGTGTTAGGATCAAGAGAAGGTATTCACTATTCAGATTccaaaattaaagtttgatTTATGGACAGGGAAATACTGCTCATGCGGGAAAATATATGAAGTTGAGTTAGATTAGTGACTTAtcaaaagaaacaaagaaataTAGCTATTTTGACATTAGCATGTCTAGAGTAGTATGATAGAGAACTAGTAtatcttagttttttttttttttttgtgtttacaTTAATATGCAGTTGGTTAAATACTTGAAAATACTGTGAATATTGAATCAATATTtcttgattaattaattacctataTTTGTGtacatttttattcattttgcaTTTAATTTCAGTCATACATCAGGATTAATTTTTGTTACAGTAAATGACTGAGCATAACAAATCTTGTTTACCGTTAATTACGGTAATACAAAAAAAACAGAGTAGGTTTAATTTGAATCTGCTGATTTTAAATTGTTAAAAACAATAACATTAGCCACGGTTGCAAAACAACCGACTCTAGTGATTAAAGCATTGGAGTCTGTTGTTTCCACAACCGACTCCAATGCTTTTATCATTAGCCACGGTTCTTTTACAACCGACTTTAATGATCAGGGCATTGGAGTGGGTTGTTATGAAAGACTGTGGCTAAAGACCCCCTTTAGCCACGGTTTTTCATAACAATCATGGCTAAAACATAAAACATTAGAGTCGGTTACATGTAAAAACCGACCCTAATGCCCTTTTGGTCACGGTCGAACAACCGTGGTTAAAGATTCCAAGCATTTGCCACGCCTCTTTTGGTCACGGTCGTGAAACCGTGGCTAATGAGGGTAAACGACCGTGGCCATaggccatttctgtactagtgttACATTCAAAAATTTATTTGTACAAATGTAAATAGATTATGAGCATTGGTCTCCAATTAATTTAAAACCATTGACATACAGAATTTCATGTTCATTTGAGTATGTTTCATTAttcaggcaaaaatcagaaATTCATTCAAATATGAAAGCAAAGAGCCacattcaattaaaaaaatatcatctaaacaacaataggaagacacaaaaataaacaaagtcTAATTATTGAGGAATAAACTACAACGACAGCAATTATTATACAAACTATCATTGCAAATACCAAAAAGCCAATTTTCCATATATCTCGTTGACGTTTTTAATTATCAGGATGTCATGAAATGACCGTATAGGTGAcggtaataataaataagttatCATCATAACACGCATAATATGCTAACCTACAAATAGGCTTATGTCATGTGACGTGCATTCACATGACAAAATccaaccgtcgtctgaaggtccATCAGACAGCAGCGAGTCCCGTGGCAGTTTTATTTCTTATGGACGACGGTTTTGAACCGTCGTCTGAAAGGCTTTTCGGCGTAGTGTCTGATAGTAATTGGGGTGGTTGTCCCGATGATCGTTGTTCAATTGGTGCATTATGTGTTTTTTCTTGGCAACAGTCTCATCTCTTGGCACACTCGAAAACAACCCACGATTGCTCGTTCTTCAACTGAGAGTGAATACAAGGCAATTGCAAATGCCACAACTGAATTTTTATGGATCCAATCTCTTCTCAAGGAACTAAGATTTCAAATTCCTCGACCTATTTAGTTGTGGTGTGATAATGTTGGTGTTATTTATCTCACTGTTAATCTAGTTTTTCATACCCGCACAAAACATATTGAGATGGactatcattttgttcgtgaacaagttgCTAGTGGTTTTCTCTCAGTTCGTTTCATACCGACTGATGATCAGATTGCAGACATATTAACCAAGCCTCTATCGAGCACTCGATTTCTTCTACTTGAGGATCGCCTGCGCTTAGATCCTCCGCTATCGACTTGAGGGGGATTGTTAGTACATAGACTTCCGGTGTAATTACTCTTCCTCAATAATTATCATGTATACTTATCTTTTATCTAGGGTTTACTTTAGACTTAGTATAAGTTTATAGCTCTTTAGGTATAAATATACTCTTCTTGTAAACCCTATTAATACAATTACAATTATTCATTCAATTATTATCTTAAGCTTTAAGCTTTACAGAAAGTAGTGGGGCATTAAATGATTAATAAAACCAAAATTTTAAAACAGCATGCATGCAACAAACATTTAAAGAGATGgaatatatatatgttataaaattaattaggtaatgaaatggattgagcatttggatCTAAGTTTTTGCTTGATTTAAATAATATGGGTCACAAACTTTTCTTTAGTGAGAGTGTGAtctgactcaaagttgattgtTGAAGCCGAtaacatttttattatatttaaatgtaaaattattactgcatattataatataaatactcAAAATCTTAATTAAGTAATCAGCCAGCCATAACATATATGTAATATTCTCATTTTATTCCTGCAAATAGttgaattaatataaaaacAGAAAGAGATACGAGACTACGTCaccttataaaaataaatcagaATAACTTAACTTGCAAAGATATAATGCAATCCAACTGGGCCATGATCATGATTTTAAACTAATAAATTTGGCTTTTTAACTATTATTAAAGGAATTTCAAGGAAATAAGATAATGTAAAGAGAAACAGAATGAGAAAATGATTCATTCATAAATTGATATGGCAAACAAGaaaattcttttttatttatttaggtcATTACAAATTAAAATGCATATATTCTTATTActttcatattaaaaaaatattagaagagATTTTACTCTTTCTAGTGTATTATGTTATTCAAGAGCGGACCAATAATTTAATATCATGTTATATTTTAGTCAATGAtacaattatatattttttaattgattagttatataatataaactttggagtctaaaaatataaatctcaaaccgtaaattataaattatggatCCTAAAATATATAACGTGTTTTATCAAATTATTATTTGAGTACATATGTCGGACGCAATAATAGATCAAAAGACGAAGAGGGCTTGAGTTGGTTGAAAAGCGCAGACTAACTTTATGGAAGTTATTTTTATAGAAAAGCACTAATAGAGCACCTCAAGTCATCAAATTTCTCCAAAAGGAGTGATTGCAAGTATAAATAAGAGCTGATTGAAAGTAGTTTTTTAGAGGGGGGATATAGTAGGCAATTAAATAAGTTTGGTTGGCAGACAGAAGCAGAGAGAGACAATCGTCTACATTATCTtgtatgattttaattttagtttaaattttaatttacttCTCACACCTTTGAtcattgtttatttatttattttatcacattaaataatatgataaattACTTGGTTAATAGCTCAACTATTTCAATTACGGACATATTTGCATATATTCAACTAATGACAAATGGTAGAAATGTAGGATGACACACATAGTCTATGCTTGAGGCAAATGGcaccttttattattttaatttggcAAAAATCATCCTCAAATATTGATTGTTTtggtttttattttcattttagtGGATTGAAGTTTTCATTGGAGAGGGTAATAACATTGGATGAGGTTTTTGGGTACCATTAGTTTTTCCGTCTACCCCCCTAAATATTGGTTTGTATTTAACtgatgtagtattatttcaagggttaaggtgtaaaaatatccctaacattttggatcatgagcaattttactcttaacgtataaaattgtgcaattttacccctaacgt encodes:
- the LOC136218673 gene encoding uncharacterized protein, whose amino-acid sequence is MRRMLDENPTHDMFEMLDDHVFGSKEEIQIFIGREDVDQLLHGEWLSTSVLEVFITGLRTMHNRLLDSIGFMCPHLISATAINSKKEVECRKYMIDAFIKYKGKRLILFPYHESAHWILLVLCTENNEVYIFDPKRTSLKFVGSPIKEHMNSAFLGYQQMESKRKAKTPLKWTVAKSVDTL